The proteins below are encoded in one region of Apium graveolens cultivar Ventura chromosome 4, ASM990537v1, whole genome shotgun sequence:
- the LOC141718472 gene encoding uncharacterized protein LOC141718472: protein MDKEFWVLYFDGASKINSSGDGLVLQSPDGFLIEYSMKLDFPTMNNEAEYEALIASLGLAGTFRVKKLKVCGDSKLVVSQVKGEFEARDETMEKYVRLVRFVMTQFDECHVEHIPREENAMADAFSKFASSEIEESSENVYFRDLKHEAWMSN, encoded by the coding sequence ATGGACAAGGAATTCTGGGtactctattttgatggggcatcaaaaataaattcaagtggaGATGGACTAGTCTTGCAAAGTCCCGATGGGTTCCTAATTGAGTATTCTATGAAGTTGGATTTTCCCACCATGAACAACGAAGCTGAATATGAAGCCTTAATAGCTAGCCTGGGCCTAGCTGGAACATTTAGGGTTAAAAAactaaaagtctgtggagactcgaagctcGTGGTATCCCAAGTCAAAGGAGAATTCGAAGCAAGGGATGAAACCATGGAGAAATATGTACGCCTAGTGAGGTttgtgatgactcaattcgatgagtGCCATGTCGAGCACATTCCAAGAGAAGAAAATGCTATGGCCGATGCGTTTTCCAAATTTGCCTCATCAGAAATAGAAGAAAGTTCTGAAAATGTGTACTTTCGTGATTTAAAACATGAAGCATGGATGTCAAACTAG